In one Vicinamibacterales bacterium genomic region, the following are encoded:
- a CDS encoding nitrilase-related carbon-nitrogen hydrolase has protein sequence MSRVAVVQAAPVVFNRDRTLEIVADWTREAAADGAKLVLFPEAFVSAYPKGLDFGARVGMRTAAGRDDYLRYWDSAVDVPGPSVDRLGAIAKKHSVHLVIGVIERSAGTMYCTVLFFDPEGQLLGKHRKLMPTGAERLVWGFGDGSTMPVFETALGRLGAVICWENYMPSMRLYMYSKGIQIYCAPTADDRETWVSSMRHIAMEGRCFVLSANQYTKRKDFPDDYDTVQGNDPETVVSRGGSCIVDPFGQLLAGPHYEGPSLLIADLDSRDLARAKYDFDVVGHYARPDVFRLEVNERPTTVVAASGEFPPNPDAKQPSDVSD, from the coding sequence ATGTCCCGTGTTGCTGTTGTGCAAGCCGCGCCTGTTGTATTCAATCGTGATCGGACCCTCGAAATCGTCGCTGACTGGACCAGAGAGGCTGCCGCCGATGGTGCAAAACTCGTCCTGTTTCCCGAAGCGTTTGTTTCTGCATATCCGAAAGGTCTCGATTTTGGGGCGAGAGTCGGCATGCGGACGGCAGCAGGCCGCGATGATTACCTACGTTATTGGGACAGTGCGGTGGACGTTCCGGGACCATCGGTTGATCGGCTCGGTGCGATTGCAAAGAAGCACAGTGTCCACCTCGTTATTGGCGTCATAGAGCGTTCGGCCGGTACGATGTACTGCACGGTGCTGTTCTTCGACCCAGAGGGTCAGTTATTGGGGAAGCATCGGAAGTTGATGCCCACTGGGGCTGAGCGTTTAGTATGGGGTTTTGGTGATGGGTCGACGATGCCAGTGTTTGAGACAGCACTGGGCCGACTCGGCGCGGTGATCTGCTGGGAAAATTACATGCCCTCCATGCGGCTCTACATGTACTCCAAGGGGATCCAGATCTACTGTGCGCCCACTGCCGATGATCGTGAGACTTGGGTATCAAGTATGCGACACATCGCGATGGAGGGGCGGTGCTTTGTTCTGTCGGCGAACCAGTACACGAAGCGGAAAGATTTTCCGGACGATTACGATACTGTGCAGGGAAATGATCCGGAGACCGTCGTCTCGCGCGGCGGTAGTTGTATTGTCGACCCATTTGGGCAGTTACTAGCAGGCCCACATTACGAAGGGCCGTCCTTGCTTATTGCTGATTTAGATTCTAGAGACCTTGCTCGTGCCAAGTATGACTTTGACGTGGTCGGGCACTACGCACGTCCAGATGTCTTCAGGTTAGAGGTCAATGAACGGCCTACTACGGTCGTGGCCGCCAGTGGAGAG
- a CDS encoding S9 family peptidase — protein sequence MRCTAITFFFGLWTLAVWSPDAHAQRSGLLPTDYYKEINVSQTVISPAGDLVAFTVMTIVEGENERHREIWMQQLRGGAPDGEPFRFTDPTEESSDPRWSPDGRTLSMQSRRGEDTNTTWFARVTSPGGEVYHIDGVDSAPVWSPDGEWIAYIKEPAPVDSASAADPNERRGWIAPNAITHTLDATRFDGRVVTSMRYKRDGRLALQPHPSVDEKSQLFLVAATGGQPMQLTTLDFNVGSIVWSPDSSLLYFTGDESEDDEYARDLTTDIYLISREGGEPHRLTSNPGAERSVAISSDGTLLAYLSTPGRGEETDLKLVRLNSRGRFTGTPRTLTNEWNLTPSAPTWTPEGTVRFSASTGGSTHIFEVTTQGGLIRQVTTGSRRVQSVSTANDGQVMVYTATDADSPTEVFSARGDGTAEQRLTSFNDAWLADVDLMPAEQLSWFVDDGSEIEGWVIKPVGYQVGQQYPMVLKIHGGPHGAYGHTFFRTFHVLSNAGFFVLYTNPRGSTGYGHTFTYATRGAWGEVDSEDYLRGVDATLMKYPDIDPNRIGVSGGSYGGFMTNWLTATTDRFAAAVTSRSITNWESWYGASDAQGLTEYEFFGAPWEERELYRRLSPISYVENVTAPTLIIHSENDYRTPIADGEQWFIALKKRQVPVELVRYPRSSHGLSRNGEPWLLVDRLERLRSWFVHWLIDQTTATTAQ from the coding sequence ATGCGCTGCACAGCAATCACGTTCTTCTTTGGCCTTTGGACCCTAGCAGTGTGGTCACCTGATGCTCACGCCCAGCGTAGTGGACTGCTGCCAACTGACTACTACAAGGAAATCAATGTTAGTCAGACCGTCATCTCACCTGCTGGCGATCTCGTGGCCTTCACCGTCATGACCATCGTTGAGGGCGAGAATGAGCGACATCGTGAGATTTGGATGCAACAGTTACGCGGCGGTGCACCAGATGGTGAGCCGTTTCGCTTCACCGATCCGACTGAGGAGTCATCTGACCCACGGTGGTCACCAGACGGCCGTACTTTATCAATGCAGTCCCGACGTGGTGAAGATACCAACACAACATGGTTTGCACGCGTGACCTCGCCGGGCGGTGAGGTTTACCACATTGACGGCGTCGACAGCGCACCCGTTTGGTCTCCTGACGGAGAATGGATTGCCTACATAAAGGAACCGGCTCCGGTCGACTCAGCAAGTGCCGCAGACCCAAACGAACGACGCGGCTGGATTGCCCCAAATGCGATCACGCATACCCTCGATGCCACGAGGTTCGATGGACGTGTCGTTACCTCGATGCGATACAAGCGCGACGGACGGCTTGCGCTGCAACCCCATCCGTCTGTCGACGAAAAGTCTCAATTGTTCCTTGTCGCAGCCACTGGTGGCCAGCCTATGCAGTTGACGACACTCGATTTCAACGTTGGTAGTATCGTCTGGTCTCCTGACAGTTCACTCTTGTACTTTACCGGTGACGAGTCAGAAGATGACGAATACGCTCGTGACCTGACGACTGATATCTACCTGATTAGTCGCGAAGGCGGCGAACCGCACCGTCTGACATCGAATCCTGGAGCAGAAAGGTCCGTTGCCATTTCGAGTGATGGAACCCTTCTCGCCTATCTCTCAACACCTGGTCGCGGAGAGGAAACTGACCTAAAGCTCGTCCGCCTCAATTCGAGGGGGCGCTTTACTGGCACACCACGAACGCTTACCAATGAATGGAACCTGACACCGAGTGCACCCACGTGGACACCGGAAGGAACGGTGCGATTCTCTGCCTCGACTGGAGGGTCAACGCACATTTTTGAAGTGACGACCCAAGGCGGGTTAATACGCCAGGTCACAACTGGTTCCCGCCGAGTGCAGAGTGTGTCAACTGCTAATGATGGCCAGGTGATGGTTTATACCGCGACCGATGCTGATTCACCCACCGAGGTTTTTTCTGCGCGAGGTGATGGTACCGCTGAACAGCGGCTCACATCATTCAACGACGCCTGGCTCGCCGACGTCGATTTGATGCCAGCTGAACAGTTGTCGTGGTTCGTCGATGACGGTAGTGAGATCGAAGGATGGGTGATTAAACCAGTTGGTTACCAAGTCGGTCAACAGTACCCAATGGTCCTCAAGATTCACGGCGGACCGCATGGCGCATATGGTCATACGTTCTTCCGCACCTTCCACGTCTTGTCAAACGCGGGTTTCTTTGTGCTCTACACGAATCCACGTGGGTCGACTGGTTATGGCCATACATTCACCTACGCGACTCGCGGTGCTTGGGGTGAAGTCGACTCTGAGGATTATCTGAGAGGCGTTGATGCCACGTTGATGAAATATCCCGATATTGACCCAAATCGTATCGGCGTCTCCGGTGGAAGCTATGGAGGCTTCATGACGAATTGGCTTACCGCAACAACTGACCGCTTCGCTGCAGCAGTGACGAGCCGTTCGATCACAAACTGGGAAAGCTGGTATGGAGCCTCAGACGCACAGGGACTAACAGAATATGAATTCTTTGGAGCACCGTGGGAGGAGCGTGAACTCTACCGCCGGCTCTCACCCATCTCCTACGTCGAAAACGTAACTGCACCAACACTCATTATTCACTCCGAAAACGATTACCGGACTCCAATCGCTGATGGAGAACAGTGGTTCATCGCACTCAAGAAGCGTCAGGTGCCGGTAGAGTTGGTGCGTTACCCGCGCTCATCGCACGGTTTATCCCGAAACGGTGAACCATGGCTATTGGTAGACAGGCTGGAACGACTCCGCAGTTGGTTCGTCCATTGGCTCATTGATCAGACAACGGCTACGACAGCGCAATAG
- a CDS encoding Gfo/Idh/MocA family oxidoreductase encodes MTTQFDRRAFVRLGAAGLGTVVGTVSASKAQSQDPAPSSSLVVPPIEEVRVGFVGVGLQGSSHCRNLLRIEGVRLVAVCDIVESKVSRVQEWVVQADQPRPRGYVRGERDFERMCQEEELDLVFTATPWRWHVPVCVAAMTNGKHAATEVPAAVTLDECWQLVETAERTKKHCVMMENVNYGRAEMMVFNMVRQGVFGEIMHGECGYLHDLREVKFENAHEGLWRRAHSVSRNGNLYPTHGLGPVANCMDINRGDQFDYLVSMSSNSRGLQQYAEAHFPPDALERRERYTLGDVNVSLIHTVNGRTIFLSHDTNLPRPYSRINLVQGTKGLFQGYPDRVYIEGRNAQHQWETADAYYADYEHPLWQDIGGRSRGAGHGGMDFLEDYRLIKCLREGLPTDMNVYDAAALSAVSELSELSVADGSRPKTFPDFTRGQWKNYPPLAIVRA; translated from the coding sequence ATGACGACTCAGTTTGATCGTCGCGCGTTCGTTAGATTGGGAGCGGCTGGACTCGGGACTGTAGTTGGCACCGTGAGTGCCTCCAAAGCGCAATCCCAAGATCCCGCACCTTCGTCATCGTTGGTTGTTCCCCCGATCGAGGAAGTCCGAGTGGGCTTCGTAGGCGTTGGACTGCAAGGGTCCTCGCATTGCCGGAACCTCCTTAGGATTGAGGGCGTTCGGCTCGTTGCGGTGTGCGACATCGTCGAGTCGAAAGTTTCTCGGGTGCAGGAGTGGGTTGTCCAAGCGGATCAGCCGAGGCCGCGTGGATACGTGCGTGGGGAGCGGGACTTTGAACGGATGTGTCAGGAAGAGGAACTGGACTTGGTTTTCACGGCAACTCCGTGGCGTTGGCACGTACCGGTGTGTGTTGCTGCGATGACGAACGGTAAGCACGCTGCCACAGAGGTGCCCGCGGCAGTCACACTCGATGAGTGTTGGCAGCTCGTGGAAACAGCCGAGCGCACCAAGAAGCACTGCGTGATGATGGAGAACGTGAACTACGGGCGTGCTGAGATGATGGTATTTAACATGGTGCGTCAAGGCGTGTTCGGTGAAATTATGCACGGCGAGTGCGGCTACTTGCATGATCTTCGTGAAGTAAAGTTCGAAAACGCACACGAGGGCCTCTGGCGGCGTGCGCATTCGGTCTCCAGAAACGGTAACCTCTATCCGACGCATGGACTCGGGCCAGTTGCTAATTGTATGGATATCAACCGAGGAGACCAGTTTGACTATCTTGTTTCAATGAGCAGTAACTCTCGGGGCCTTCAACAATATGCTGAGGCGCACTTTCCACCCGATGCACTGGAACGACGTGAGCGATACACGCTTGGTGACGTGAACGTGAGCCTGATTCACACGGTTAATGGCAGAACTATCTTTCTCAGTCACGACACGAATCTTCCCCGACCTTATAGCCGAATTAACCTCGTGCAGGGTACCAAGGGTCTCTTCCAAGGTTATCCTGACCGGGTTTACATCGAGGGTCGAAATGCTCAGCACCAGTGGGAGACGGCCGACGCCTACTACGCCGACTACGAGCATCCGCTTTGGCAGGATATTGGTGGTCGCTCTCGCGGTGCTGGTCACGGTGGAATGGATTTTTTAGAAGACTACCGGTTGATCAAGTGTCTGCGCGAGGGTCTACCGACCGACATGAACGTGTATGATGCTGCCGCTCTGAGCGCAGTGTCCGAATTGTCGGAGTTGTCTGTAGCCGACGGGAGTCGTCCGAAAACGTTTCCTGACTTTACCCGTGGACAGTGGAAGAATTATCCGCCCCTAGCAATCGTACGTGCGTAG
- a CDS encoding TAXI family TRAP transporter solute-binding subunit, with product MSLYAAILATITTLGCNLQELTQQADKTTWLSVATGGTGGVYYPYGGGIAKVISDNLDNVEATAEVTAGTVDNLKFLSERDADIAFALADSLSDAVAGRGVFTDFGRVPARSLAVLYPNYTHIVTLVDTNIERISDLNGHVISTGAPGSGTEIIAFRVLQAAGIDPDIDITRQSLGASQSVNAIKDGKIDAFFWSGGLPTGAVLDLATTPGMTIRLLPSDEVLPVLQAQYGDTVYHEMVLPRSVYPDLEVDVPAVGVANVLAVHESMPTTLAYEITRILFEHQAELVAIHAEAENLTLDTAVVGSPTMFHEGAIRYYEEQQVWVNTDEP from the coding sequence ATGAGCTTGTACGCAGCCATCCTCGCCACAATCACCACGCTCGGTTGCAACCTGCAAGAACTGACCCAACAAGCTGATAAAACGACCTGGCTTTCAGTGGCGACCGGCGGTACCGGTGGCGTGTACTATCCGTACGGTGGCGGGATCGCCAAGGTGATTAGCGACAACCTCGATAACGTTGAGGCCACGGCGGAGGTAACCGCGGGTACGGTCGATAATCTGAAGTTTTTAAGTGAGCGTGATGCCGACATAGCGTTCGCGCTCGCTGATTCTCTAAGTGATGCCGTAGCGGGTCGAGGTGTGTTTACCGACTTCGGTCGTGTCCCAGCACGATCACTCGCAGTGCTGTACCCCAACTACACGCATATCGTTACACTAGTTGATACCAACATTGAGCGGATCAGCGACCTGAATGGTCACGTCATATCCACCGGTGCGCCAGGCAGTGGTACCGAGATCATCGCATTCCGCGTACTCCAGGCCGCAGGTATCGACCCTGACATTGACATCACGCGGCAAAGTCTCGGTGCGTCGCAGTCCGTGAATGCGATCAAGGATGGCAAGATTGACGCTTTTTTCTGGAGCGGCGGGCTTCCAACAGGTGCCGTTCTCGATCTGGCGACGACGCCTGGCATGACGATCCGCCTATTGCCGAGCGATGAGGTGCTGCCGGTTTTGCAAGCGCAGTATGGCGACACGGTATACCACGAGATGGTTCTACCACGGTCGGTCTACCCTGATTTAGAAGTGGACGTGCCAGCTGTGGGAGTCGCTAACGTCCTCGCCGTTCACGAATCGATGCCCACTACCTTAGCCTATGAGATCACGCGCATACTCTTCGAACATCAGGCGGAACTAGTGGCAATCCATGCGGAAGCCGAGAACCTCACACTGGATACAGCTGTAGTCGGCTCACCCACGATGTTTCACGAAGGTGCCATTCGCTATTACGAAGAGCAACAAGTCTGGGTGAACACTGACGAACCCTAA
- a CDS encoding TRAP transporter fused permease subunit, producing the protein MITTIDPKSESSTRVLRGVPGQLAVTIAVGLSAYALYWVIGIVQPQIYRITFLLAVLLLTFLLYPISRESRSQVTAVDWMLLGASVVALAWPVIDFEQFVYRAATPNVIDVGLGTITIILVLEATRRTVGWILPVTAIVFLAYGYLGPLLGFVGLDLIAHRGYPLDRLVGTLYMTLEGIFGVPLDVAATYIVLFTIYGAILRYSGAGQFFINWAMAAMGRSSSGPGRTVVLSGFLLGTVSGSGVATTVTLGAVAWPLLRRAGYPPEAGAGILSASGIGAIMAPPTLGAAAFLIAEFLNISYLQVIMMASIPALLYYFSILLMIEADSRRMGTRAVDTDLPTLRTLTYQSGYHFVSLIVIVVLLVNGMTPFRAVFSAIAVAVVLSFLRTEYALKPTRFIAALESGGRGVLAVAATTATAGIIVGIVTLTGLGLKIAGIIVALASGSVFFTVAYAALAVWILGLAVPVTASYIIAAVMVAPALTLVGVPEVAAHMFIFYYAVLSEVSPPTALSPFAAAAITGGNPFRTMMLTWKYTLPAFLVPFTFTLNPEGLGILLQAPWPDVVRTTLTTMTGIAALAMGLGGWLLIETNWTERVLATSGGLLLFYPGPATDIVGVLVVALAVAMHLTRCQNRTTN; encoded by the coding sequence GTGATAACCACTATCGATCCTAAATCCGAGTCGTCGACGCGCGTGTTGCGTGGCGTGCCCGGTCAACTGGCTGTCACCATAGCCGTTGGGCTCTCTGCCTACGCCTTGTACTGGGTGATCGGCATCGTCCAGCCACAAATCTATCGCATCACCTTCTTACTGGCAGTGCTCTTGCTAACATTCCTCCTTTATCCAATCTCGCGAGAATCGCGCAGCCAGGTTACTGCGGTCGACTGGATGCTCCTCGGTGCTAGCGTCGTGGCATTGGCCTGGCCTGTTATCGACTTTGAGCAGTTCGTTTATCGAGCCGCTACGCCTAACGTGATCGACGTTGGACTAGGGACCATCACAATCATTCTAGTACTTGAAGCGACCCGCCGAACCGTAGGATGGATCTTACCGGTAACGGCAATCGTGTTCTTAGCCTACGGTTACCTAGGTCCACTGCTCGGTTTTGTCGGATTGGACCTTATCGCCCATCGGGGATACCCACTCGATCGACTCGTCGGCACACTGTATATGACGCTCGAGGGGATCTTCGGTGTACCACTTGACGTTGCGGCAACCTATATCGTGTTGTTTACGATCTACGGCGCCATCTTGCGTTATTCCGGGGCAGGACAGTTCTTCATCAATTGGGCAATGGCTGCCATGGGACGCTCCAGTAGTGGCCCTGGTCGGACGGTTGTGCTATCAGGGTTCTTACTTGGAACTGTATCTGGCAGTGGTGTGGCGACAACGGTCACGTTAGGCGCCGTTGCCTGGCCACTCCTACGACGTGCTGGCTACCCACCTGAGGCTGGTGCAGGAATCCTGTCAGCATCTGGCATTGGTGCAATCATGGCACCGCCGACGTTGGGCGCAGCAGCTTTTTTGATCGCTGAATTTCTGAACATCTCGTATCTACAGGTCATCATGATGGCTTCCATACCAGCCCTGCTCTACTACTTCTCCATCCTGCTGATGATTGAGGCAGATTCACGACGAATGGGCACACGTGCGGTTGACACCGACCTTCCCACACTCAGAACGCTTACCTACCAATCCGGATATCACTTTGTGTCATTGATCGTCATCGTCGTGCTGCTGGTAAATGGTATGACTCCATTTCGAGCAGTATTCTCGGCAATAGCAGTCGCCGTGGTACTCAGTTTTCTCCGAACTGAATACGCTCTCAAACCAACTCGGTTCATAGCCGCGCTCGAATCGGGCGGACGGGGTGTCCTCGCGGTCGCCGCAACCACGGCCACCGCCGGTATCATCGTTGGCATTGTTACGTTGACTGGCTTGGGTTTAAAGATTGCTGGCATCATCGTCGCGCTAGCCAGCGGCAGCGTGTTCTTTACCGTGGCATACGCAGCACTCGCGGTCTGGATACTCGGTCTTGCGGTACCTGTTACAGCTTCTTACATCATCGCAGCTGTCATGGTTGCTCCGGCGCTAACTCTCGTCGGAGTGCCTGAGGTAGCTGCCCACATGTTCATCTTCTATTATGCGGTGCTCTCCGAGGTGAGTCCGCCGACAGCTCTATCGCCATTCGCGGCGGCAGCAATCACAGGTGGTAACCCATTCCGTACGATGATGCTGACCTGGAAGTACACCCTCCCAGCGTTCCTCGTGCCATTCACCTTCACCTTGAACCCAGAGGGCCTAGGCATTCTGCTTCAAGCACCATGGCCAGACGTGGTTCGAACAACGCTGACGACCATGACAGGCATTGCGGCACTCGCAATGGGGCTAGGCGGTTGGCTACTGATCGAGACCAATTGGACCGAACGTGTACTCGCAACCAGCGGTGGCCTCTTGCTTTTCTACCCTGGTCCAGCAACTGACATCGTTGGTGTTCTGGTGGTCGCACTTGCGGTCGCGATGCATCTCACACGTTGCCAAAACAGAACAACAAACTAA
- a CDS encoding ATP-grasp domain-containing protein: MRKLRVLALMHDYMVPPKDTSGHDLATVSWKTEYDVLSTLADLGHDVQQLGVKDELTGIRQAIAEGNPHIAFNLLEAFHEVGSFDQNLVAYLELLRMPYTGCNPRGLLLSRDKALSKKLLAYHRIPVPDFAVCRMGRSVRRPKRMGFPLIVKSLTQDASLGISQASVVHDDVKLVDRVQFIHQSLATDAIIEQFVEGRELYVGIMGNHRLQCFPVWELKFTKMPNDQHRIATERVKWSHKYQRKHGIQAGAARRLSEEVTTRIYRICRRVYRTLELSGYARIDLRLAKDERAYVLEANPNPQIAFGEDFAESAEHAGLSYETLLQRIMNVGLHWQPEHKG, translated from the coding sequence ATGAGAAAGTTACGCGTTCTGGCATTGATGCACGACTACATGGTGCCGCCAAAAGATACCTCCGGACACGATCTCGCAACGGTGTCATGGAAAACTGAGTACGACGTGTTGTCAACATTGGCTGACTTGGGTCATGACGTCCAACAACTCGGTGTAAAAGATGAGTTGACTGGTATCCGACAGGCGATCGCTGAAGGCAATCCTCACATCGCCTTCAACCTACTCGAGGCTTTTCACGAAGTTGGGTCATTCGATCAGAATCTCGTGGCCTACCTAGAACTACTGCGGATGCCCTACACGGGCTGTAATCCGAGGGGCCTTCTACTCTCACGCGATAAAGCACTTTCGAAAAAACTTCTCGCGTATCACCGGATTCCGGTGCCTGATTTTGCCGTATGTCGGATGGGTCGGTCGGTCAGGCGCCCTAAGCGAATGGGGTTCCCCCTTATCGTGAAGTCCCTAACGCAAGACGCCTCATTAGGTATCTCGCAAGCTTCGGTTGTTCACGACGATGTCAAACTTGTCGACCGGGTACAGTTCATCCACCAGAGCCTCGCCACCGATGCAATCATTGAACAGTTCGTTGAGGGACGCGAACTCTATGTCGGGATCATGGGTAACCATCGATTGCAGTGTTTTCCCGTATGGGAACTGAAATTCACCAAGATGCCCAACGACCAGCACCGGATCGCAACTGAACGAGTCAAGTGGAGCCACAAATACCAACGGAAGCATGGAATTCAGGCTGGCGCCGCAAGGAGACTTTCGGAGGAGGTGACAACGCGCATCTACCGCATCTGCCGCCGCGTCTATCGCACACTGGAACTAAGTGGTTACGCACGAATCGACCTACGGCTGGCGAAAGACGAACGTGCCTACGTCCTAGAAGCCAACCCTAACCCCCAAATAGCGTTCGGCGAGGACTTTGCAGAGTCGGCAGAACATGCAGGCCTGTCCTACGAAACACTGTTACAGCGCATTATGAACGTAGGGTTACACTGGCAGCCAGAGCACAAAGGCTGA